A genome region from Littorina saxatilis isolate snail1 linkage group LG16, US_GU_Lsax_2.0, whole genome shotgun sequence includes the following:
- the LOC138949937 gene encoding lectin BRA-3-like has protein sequence MISATPSCPRGWTSYGGSCYVIIQKYLDWFEGKIACETVGGSLAEIETAGENKFLTDLLNRGKGGFASSAAPTIPRMWIGLYDFIVELDFVWVSTRYEPDVTHWASGEPNNNGDEDCGELEYTGFWNDEDCERKIWTACEMELRHEIYY, from the exons ATGATTTCAGCAACACCAAGCTGTCCTCGCGGCTGGACCTCCTACGGGGGATCTTGCTACGTCATCATTCAGAAATACCTCGACTGGTTTGAGGGGAAG ATAGCATGCGAGACAGTGGGTGGCAGCCTGGCAGAAATAGAAACCGCTGGTGAAAACAAATTCCTCACAGATCTGCTTAACAGAGGGAAGGGAG GTTTTGCCAGTAGCGCTGCGCCTACAATACCGAGGATGTGGATAGGTCTGTACGACTTCATCGTGGAGCTGGACTTTGTGTGGGTCAGCACAAGGTACGAGCCAGATGTCACCCACTGGGCAAGCGGCGAGCCAAACAACAATGGCGATGAGGACTGCGGCGAGCTAGAGTACACAGGTTTTTGGAACGACGAGGATTGTGAGAGAAAGATCTGGACCGCCTGCGAGATGGAGTTAAGACATGAGATTTATTACTGA